Genomic window (Methanobacterium formicicum):
CAGTAACCACAGGCACTGCATTCCACGGCAATTTTCCCCATGTAAACCTTTTTGACTTCTTCCATGATTTGTTTCTCTTCAGAAGCCATGGAATTAGGTAAACCATTCTCTGCAGTGTTTAAATTTTCCTGAAGCTGTGCAATGGTGTTCATACCACTTAAGACCACACTGATTTCAGGGATATCCCAGAGGTATCTGAGGGCCCATTCTGCAGGTTTTCTTTCAAACTGAGATTCGTCCCATATTTTCTGAACCTCCACAGGAACATGATTGGCCAGAACACCCCCCTTCAATGGTTCCATTATCACCACACCCACTCCTTTGCTGGCTGCGTATTGCAGGCCTTCTTTACCGGCCTGTATATTCTCATCCAGATAATTGTACTGTATCTGGCACATGTCCCACTGGTAGGAGTCCACCACTTCCTTAAAGAAGCTAGTAGTGTCATGGGTGGAAAATCCCGTGTATTTAATACGTCCATCAGAAATTGCCCTGTCTAAAAATTCCAGAACACCCAGATCCTCCAGATCAAACCATTGCCTCTCCTTAATGGAGTGCAGGAGGTAAAAATCAATATAATCTGTCTGGAGCCTCTTTAGTTGTTCATCCAGGAAACGATCCAGGTCTCCTTCTTCCTCCAGGAGCCAGGTGGGGGATTTGGTAGCCAGATAGACTTCATCTCTGCGGCTGTTTCCCGCAAAGTATTCTCCCAGGAAAAGTTCACTGGCTCCACCCTGGGAGGTGCCCCGGCCATGGTAGGGATAGGCCGTATCCA
Coding sequences:
- a CDS encoding aldo/keto reductase; the encoded protein is MLYREMGQTGEKVSILGFGCMRLPIKGSYDQIDVERSSELLDHALNQGINYLDTAYPYHGRGTSQGGASELFLGEYFAGNSRRDEVYLATKSPTWLLEEEGDLDRFLDEQLKRLQTDYIDFYLLHSIKERQWFDLEDLGVLEFLDRAISDGRIKYTGFSTHDTTSFFKEVVDSYQWDMCQIQYNYLDENIQAGKEGLQYAASKGVGVVIMEPLKGGVLANHVPVEVQKIWDESQFERKPAEWALRYLWDIPEISVVLSGMNTIAQLQENLNTAENGLPNSMASEEKQIMEEVKKVYMGKIAVECSACGYCMPCPSGINIPQCFSYLNQAEMLEEYSEVKSQYYFMLKETEMAGNCLECGLCEEICSQHLPIREKLKEVAGKMGN